GTGGGGCTTCGAGCAGCGCGTCCGTACCGAGAACTGGGACAACATCATGGACTGCAATGATGCCACCCCGGATCTGCGCAACCAGATCCGCTACCGCACACGCCTCTGGTCCAATATCCCGCTATCCCACGACATCGATTTCTACGTTGGGCTGGACCAGGAAACAAACCAGATCGTCCGTGCCCGCGTCCCCTGGCGCATGGACGAGGTGATCTTCGAAAACGCCTACCTCGACTTCAAGCGCCTCTTCACCGACGGCCTCTCCCTCCGGGTCGGGCGCCAGAACCTCATGCGCGGCGAGGGCTTCCTGCTCCTCGAAGGCACCCCCTACGACGGCTCCCGCTCCATCTACTTCAACGCCGCCAACCTTGCTTACTCCTGGAAAAAGTCGAAGCTCGAGTTCATCGGCATCTCAAACCCCAAAAGCGATCGCTACCTGCCCCGCTTCAACGACCGCGCCAGAACACTGATCGAGCGCGACGAGCAGGCGCTGGGGTTCTACTACACCGATAAAAATTCAGCCCGCACGAGTCTGGAGTCCTACTACTTTTATAAGAAAGAAGTTCACGACAGCCGCCTCCCCACCAATCCCCAGTTCCAGCCCGATCGCCACGTCCACACCGCCGGCGGCCGCGCCGTCCACGCCGTCACCAAGAACCTGAGCCTCACCGGCGAGCTCGCCCTCCAGTGGGGCGCC
The sequence above is a segment of the Terriglobales bacterium genome. Coding sequences within it:
- a CDS encoding alginate export family protein, producing MSETLRPKLCLLIGVMLASAISPALLAQPAGERTIQWGFEQRVRTENWDNIMDCNDATPDLRNQIRYRTRLWSNIPLSHDIDFYVGLDQETNQIVRARVPWRMDEVIFENAYLDFKRLFTDGLSLRVGRQNLMRGEGFLLLEGTPYDGSRSIYFNAANLAYSWKKSKLEFIGISNPKSDRYLPRFNDRARTLIERDEQALGFYYTDKNSARTSLESYYFYKKEVHDSRLPTNPQFQPDRHVHTAGGRAVHAVTKNLSLTGELALQWGAQHPSTSIAGWGGYAYAKRQFAGSTKPYVQAGWWGFSGDDPNTKDRVEGWDPLFSRWPKWSELYLYTQFRETGVGYQTNLRMWQGEAGFTPWKPVQCRATYYHIDAFHPFPGATTIYGKGTARGDMYQGRMDFKATPNWSGHVLWEHLLPGSFYSAKTPSYFLRFEIMYQLKGSIPL